From a single Syngnathus scovelli strain Florida chromosome 2, RoL_Ssco_1.2, whole genome shotgun sequence genomic region:
- the col2a1a gene encoding collagen, type II, alpha 1a isoform X1, translating to MFSFVDSRTLLLLVASQLILLAAVRCQQEEGQAADGCIQDAHLYHDKDVWKPEPCRICVCDSGAVLCDEIICEEMKECAYPVIPPGECCPVCPADASAPFETISARGQKGEPGDIADVVGPRGPAGPMGPPGDQGVRGPAGAKGDKGNAGPRGRDGEPGIPGNPGPPGPAGPAGPPGLGGNFAAQMSTGFDEKAGGAQMGVMQGPMGPMGPRGPPGPSGAPGPQGFQGAPGEAGEPGPAGAMGPRGPPGPSGKPGSDGESGKPGKAGERGPAGPQGARGFPGTPGLPGIKGHRGHPGLDGAKGENGAAGAKGESGASGENGAPGPMGPRGLPGERGRTGAAGAAGARGNDGLPGPAGPPGPVGPAGAPGFPGSPGAKGEAGPTGARGAEGQQGPRGEAGTPGSPGPAGASGNPGTDGIPGAKGSAGGPGIAGAPGFPGPRGPPGPQGATGPLGPKGQSGDPGLPGFKGEAGPKGELGPAGPLGAPGPAGEEGKRGARGEPGAAGPLGPPGERGAPGNRGFPGQDGLAGAKGAPGDRGVAGAAGPKGATGDPGRTGESGLPGARGLTGRPGDTGPQGKVGPSGAAGEDGRPGPPGPQGARGQPGVMGFPGPKGANGEPGKSGEKGLIGRTGLRGLPGKDGETGSAGPPGPAGPAGERGEQGSPGPSGFQGLPGPTGSPGEAGKPGDQGVPGEGGAPGAVGPRGERGFPGERGGAGPQGLQGPRGLPGTPGSDGPKGAIGPAGAAGPQGPPGLQGMPGERGAGGIPGAKGDRGDNGAKGPEGAPGKDGSRGLTGPIGPPGPAGPNGAKGENGPAGPSGAPGVRGAPGDRGEGGPPGPAGFAGPPGADGQPGVKGELGESGQKGEAGVSGPQGPSGAPGPVGPTGVSGPKGARGAQGAPGATGFPGAAGRVGAPGPNGNPGSVGPAGPSGKDGPKGARGDAGAPGRQGDAGLRGPAGAQGEKGEPGEDGPPGADGPSGPQGLAGSRGIVGLPGQRGERGFPGLPGPSGEPGKQGSPGSGGDRGPPGPVGPPGLTGPAGETGREGTPGSDGPPGRDGSVGIKGERGNTGPAGAPGAPGAPGAPGPVGPLGKQGDRGEAGSQGPAGPPGLAGARGMAGPQGPRGDKGESGESGERGQKGHRGFTGLQGLPGPPGPAGDAGASGPAGPNGAKGPPGPSGPAGKDGSNGQPGPIGPPGPRGRSGEGGPPGPPGNAGPPGPPGPPGPGIDMSAFAGLGQTEKSPDPLRYMRADEASSSLRQHDVEVDSTLKSLNNQIENLRSPDGSQKNPARSCRDLKLCHPEWKSGDYWVDPNIGSIADAIKVFCNMETGETCVYPTIANIPKKSWWTSKSNDRKHIWFGETMNGGFHFSYAQDGPAANAASVQLTFLRLLSNEASQNLTYHCKNSIAYMDQATGNLKKALLLQGSNDVEVRAEGNSRFTYSVLEDGCKKHTGRWGKTVFEYKTQKTSRLPIVDIAPMDIGGADQEFGVDVGPVCFL from the exons AGGCGGCAGACGGCTGCATCCAGGACGCCCATCTGTATCACGATAAGGATGTGTGGAAGCCAGAGCCGTGCCGaatctgtgtgtgtgacagCGGCGCGGTTCTGTGTGATGAGATAATCTGCGAGGAGATGAAGGAGTGTGCCTACCCTGTCATCCCACCTGGAGAGTGCTGCCCCGTGTGCCCTGCTGATGCCAGTGCCCCCTTTG AGACGATCAGCGCTAGG GGTCAAAAAGGTGAACCAGGTGATATTGCAGAT GTTGTAGGACCAAGAGGACCAGCAGGCCCTATG GGCCCCCCAGGTGACCAGGGAGTACGTGGACCGGCTGGGGCAAAGGGTGACAAG GGAAACGCTGGACCTCGTGGAAGGGATGGAGAGCCTGGGATTCCCGGAAACCCCGGACCCCCTGGCCCAGCTGGCCCAGCTGGACCCCCTGGACTTGGAGGG aacttTGCTGCACAGATGTCTACAGGCTTTGATGAGAAGGCCGGAGGTGCTCAGATGGGAGTGATGCAGGGACCAATG GGTCCAATGGGTCCCCGTGGTCCTCCTGGACCAAGCGGAGCCCCT GGGCCACAAGGTTTTCAGGGTGCCCCTGGCGAGGCTGGAGAGCCCGGTCCAGCT GGAGCAATGGGACCCCGTGGACCACCTGGACCTTCAGGAAAACCAGGAAGTGAT GGTGAGAGTGGCAAACCTGGCAAAGCTGGTGAGCGTGGACCTGCCGGACCTCAG GGAGCTCGTGGATTCCCCGGAACTCCTGGCCTTCCTGGAATCAAAGGACACAGA GGACACCCTGGTCTAGATGGAGCGAAAGGAGAGAACGGTGCTGCAGGAGCAAAG GGAGAGTCTGGTGCTTCTGGAGAGAATGGTGCCCCTGGACCCATG GGCCCACGTGGTCTGCCAGGCGAGAGGGGACGCACCGGTGCTGCTGGAGCCGCA GGCGCTCGTGGAAATGATGGCTTGCCCGGTCCTGCTGGTCCACCT GGGCCTGTTGGTCCTGCTGGAGCTCCAGGTTTCCCAGGATCTCCAGGAGCCAAG GGTGAAGCTGGTCCTACTGGAGCCCGCGGAGCTGAAGGCCAACAGGGTCCCCGTGGAGAGGCCGGTACTCCAGGATCTCCTGGACCTGCCGGAGCATCG GGTAACCCTGGAACTGATGGTATTCCTGGAGCCAAAGGATCTGCT GGTGGTCCTGGTATTGCTGGTGCCCCAGGTTTCCCTGGCCCCCGAGGCCCCCCTGGACCACAGGGAGCAACAGGCCCCCTGGGACCCAAAGGACAGTCT GGTGACCCTGGTCTTCCCGGATTCAAAGGTGAAGCAGGACCTAAGGGCGAACTT GGCCCCGCTGGTCCCCTAGGTGCACCTGGCCCAGCTGGTGAGGAAGGAAAGAGAGGTGCAAGAGGAGAGCCCGGAGCTGCCGGACCACTCGGACCTCCCGGAGAGAGA GGAGCTCCTGGGAACCGTGGTTTCCCTGGTCAAGATGGTCTTGCTGGCGCTAAG GGTGCCCCAGGTGACCGTGGTGTTGCTGGTGCCGCTGGGCCTAAAGGTGCTACCGGGGACCCCGGACGCACAGGAGAGTCTGGTCTTCCTGGAGCAAGA GGTCTTACTGGCCGACCTGGAGATACTGGTCCTCAGGGCAAAGTTGGACCTTCT GGTGCCGCTGGTGAGGATGGTCGCCCCGGCCCCCCTGGTCCTCAGGGAGCCCGTGGACAGCCGGGAGTGATGGGATTCCCTGGACCAaaaggagccaat GGCGAGCCTGGgaaatctggagagaaaggtctTATTGGCCGTACTGGTCTGAGA GGCCTGCCCGGAAAAGATGGTGAGACTGGATCAGCCGGACCGCCAGGCCCCGCT GGACCCGCTGGGGAGAGAGGAGAGCAAGGTTCACCCGGACCTTCTGGCTTCCAG GGTCTGCCTGGACCAACTGGTTCCCCTGGGGAGGCTGGAAAACCCGGAGACCAG GGTGTTCCTGGAGAAGGTGGAGCTCCTGGTGCTGTTGGACCAAGA GGTGAACGTGGTTTCCCTGGAGAGAGGGGTGGTGCTGGTCCTCAGGGTCTGCAAGGACCACGCGGACTTCCCGGAACACCTGGAAGTGATGGACCCAAG GGAGCCATTGGACCTGCTGGAGCTGCAGGACCCCAGGGACCCCCTGGCCTGCAGGGTATGCCCGGAGAGAGAGGAGCCGGCGGAATCCCAGGAGCCAAAGGAGACAGA GGTGATAATGGAGCAAAGGGACCTGAAGGAGCTCCTGGAAAGGATGGTTCTAGA GGTTTGACCGGTCCTATTGGTCCTCCTGGACCTGCTGGACCAAATGGTGCCAAG GGTGAGAATGGACCTGCAGGACCTTCTGGTGCTCCTGGCGTTCGTGGTGCACCT GGTGACCGTGGTGAGGGAGGTCCTCCTGGGCCTGCTGGTTTTGCTGGACCTCCT GGTGCAGATGGTCAGCCTGGAGTCAAGGGAGAGCTTGGTGAGAGCGGACAGAAGGGAGAGGCTGGTGTTTCTGGGCCTCAGGGACCATCAGGTGCCCCCGGACCTGTG GGCCCAACTGGTGTTTCTGGTCCTAAAGGAGCACGTGGTGCTCAGGGAGCTCCT GGTGCCACTGGTTTCCCTGGTGCTGCTGGTAGAGTAGGCGCTCCTGGGCCTAAT GGTAACCCTGGTTCCGTTGGACCTGCTGGACCCTCTGGTAAAGACGGACCAAAGGGTGCCCGTGGTGATGCAGGGGCCCCCGGAAGACAGGGAGATGCTGGTCTTCGAGGACCTGCTGGTGCGCAAGGAgaaaagggagagcccggagaaGATGGACCCCCT GGTGCTGATGGACCTTCAGGGCCTCAGGGTTTGGCTGGATCTCGTGGTATTGTTGGTTTGCCTGGCCAGCGTGGAGAGAGAGGCTTCCCTGGTCTTCCTGGACCTTCT GGTGAGCCTGGTAAACAAGGATCTCCTGGCTCCGGTGGTGACCGTGGACCTCCTGGACCTGTCGGACCCCCTGGACTTACTGGACCTGCTGGAGAGACTGGAAGAGAG GGTACTCCTGGATCAGATGGTCCACCTGGCAGAGATGGATCTGTTGGAATCAAG GGAGAGCGAGGTAACACTGGTCCTGCTGGTGCCCCTGGAGCTCCTGGTGCTCCTGGTGCCCCTGGCCCTGTTGGACCTCTTGGCAAGCAAGGAGATAGAGGAGAAGCT GGTTCACAAGGACCTGCTGGACCTCCTGGACTCGCAGGCGCACGAGGAATGGCT ggaccccaaggacCACGTGGAGATAAGGGAGAGAGTGGTGAATCTGGCGAGAGAGGACAGAAAGGTCACCGTGGCTTCACTGGTTTGCAGGGTCTTCCTGGACCTCCC GGTCCCGCTGGAGATGCTGGCGCTTCTGGACCCGCAGGACCAAACGGAGCTAAG GGACCACCTGGACCATCTGGACCCGCTGGCAAAGATGGATCTAACGGACAGCCTGGCCCCATTGGACCACCTGGACCTCGTGGACGCTCTGGAGAGGGTGGCCCACCC GGTCCTCCTGGAAACGCTGGACCCCCTGGTCCTCCTGGGCCCCCAGGCCCTGGCATTGACATGTCTGCCTTCGCTGGTTTGGGTCAGACTGAGAAGTCTCCCGATCCACTGAGATACATGAGGGCTGATGAGGCCTCCAGTTCCCTGAGACAGCACGATGTTGAGGTTGATTCCACACTCAAGTCGCTCAACAACCAGATTGAGAACCTGCGCAGCCCCGATGGCTCCCAGAAGAACCCTGCTCGCTCTTGCAGAGACCTCAAACTATGCCACCCTGAATGGAAGAGCG GTGACTACTGGGTTGACCCCAACATTGGAAGCATAGCTGATGCCATCAAGGTCTTTTGCAACATGGAGACCGGTGAGACCTGCGTCTACCCAACTATTGCCAATATACCAAAGAAGTCCTGGTGGACTAGCAAGAGCAATGATCGCAAGCACATCTGGTTTGGAGAGACCATGAATGGAGGATTCCAC TTCAGCTACGCCCAGGATGGCCCTGCCGCCAACGCCGCCAGTGTTCAACTGACCTTCTTGAGGCTTCTTTCCAATGAGGCTTCCCAGAACCTCACGTACCACTGCAAGAACAGCATCGCCTACATGGATCAGGCCACAGGCAACCTGAAGAAGGCTTTGCTGCTGCAGGGCTCCAACGATGTGGAGGTCCGCGCAGAAGGCAACAGCCGCTTCACATACAGCGTGTTGGAAGATGGCTGCAAG AAACACACAGGCCGGTGGGGCAAAACTGTCTTTGAGTACAAAACACAGAAAACCTCCCGTCTGCCTATCGTGGACATTGCTCCTATGGATATCGGAGGAGCGGATCAGGAGTTTGGCGTGGATGTAGGCCCAGTCTGCTTCTTGTAA
- the col2a1a gene encoding collagen, type II, alpha 1a isoform X2, which produces MFSFVDSRTLLLLVASQLILLAAVRCQQEEGQTISARGQKGEPGDIADVVGPRGPAGPMGPPGDQGVRGPAGAKGDKGNAGPRGRDGEPGIPGNPGPPGPAGPAGPPGLGGNFAAQMSTGFDEKAGGAQMGVMQGPMGPMGPRGPPGPSGAPGPQGFQGAPGEAGEPGPAGAMGPRGPPGPSGKPGSDGESGKPGKAGERGPAGPQGARGFPGTPGLPGIKGHRGHPGLDGAKGENGAAGAKGESGASGENGAPGPMGPRGLPGERGRTGAAGAAGARGNDGLPGPAGPPGPVGPAGAPGFPGSPGAKGEAGPTGARGAEGQQGPRGEAGTPGSPGPAGASGNPGTDGIPGAKGSAGGPGIAGAPGFPGPRGPPGPQGATGPLGPKGQSGDPGLPGFKGEAGPKGELGPAGPLGAPGPAGEEGKRGARGEPGAAGPLGPPGERGAPGNRGFPGQDGLAGAKGAPGDRGVAGAAGPKGATGDPGRTGESGLPGARGLTGRPGDTGPQGKVGPSGAAGEDGRPGPPGPQGARGQPGVMGFPGPKGANGEPGKSGEKGLIGRTGLRGLPGKDGETGSAGPPGPAGPAGERGEQGSPGPSGFQGLPGPTGSPGEAGKPGDQGVPGEGGAPGAVGPRGERGFPGERGGAGPQGLQGPRGLPGTPGSDGPKGAIGPAGAAGPQGPPGLQGMPGERGAGGIPGAKGDRGDNGAKGPEGAPGKDGSRGLTGPIGPPGPAGPNGAKGENGPAGPSGAPGVRGAPGDRGEGGPPGPAGFAGPPGADGQPGVKGELGESGQKGEAGVSGPQGPSGAPGPVGPTGVSGPKGARGAQGAPGATGFPGAAGRVGAPGPNGNPGSVGPAGPSGKDGPKGARGDAGAPGRQGDAGLRGPAGAQGEKGEPGEDGPPGADGPSGPQGLAGSRGIVGLPGQRGERGFPGLPGPSGEPGKQGSPGSGGDRGPPGPVGPPGLTGPAGETGREGTPGSDGPPGRDGSVGIKGERGNTGPAGAPGAPGAPGAPGPVGPLGKQGDRGEAGSQGPAGPPGLAGARGMAGPQGPRGDKGESGESGERGQKGHRGFTGLQGLPGPPGPAGDAGASGPAGPNGAKGPPGPSGPAGKDGSNGQPGPIGPPGPRGRSGEGGPPGPPGNAGPPGPPGPPGPGIDMSAFAGLGQTEKSPDPLRYMRADEASSSLRQHDVEVDSTLKSLNNQIENLRSPDGSQKNPARSCRDLKLCHPEWKSGDYWVDPNIGSIADAIKVFCNMETGETCVYPTIANIPKKSWWTSKSNDRKHIWFGETMNGGFHFSYAQDGPAANAASVQLTFLRLLSNEASQNLTYHCKNSIAYMDQATGNLKKALLLQGSNDVEVRAEGNSRFTYSVLEDGCKKHTGRWGKTVFEYKTQKTSRLPIVDIAPMDIGGADQEFGVDVGPVCFL; this is translated from the exons AGACGATCAGCGCTAGG GGTCAAAAAGGTGAACCAGGTGATATTGCAGAT GTTGTAGGACCAAGAGGACCAGCAGGCCCTATG GGCCCCCCAGGTGACCAGGGAGTACGTGGACCGGCTGGGGCAAAGGGTGACAAG GGAAACGCTGGACCTCGTGGAAGGGATGGAGAGCCTGGGATTCCCGGAAACCCCGGACCCCCTGGCCCAGCTGGCCCAGCTGGACCCCCTGGACTTGGAGGG aacttTGCTGCACAGATGTCTACAGGCTTTGATGAGAAGGCCGGAGGTGCTCAGATGGGAGTGATGCAGGGACCAATG GGTCCAATGGGTCCCCGTGGTCCTCCTGGACCAAGCGGAGCCCCT GGGCCACAAGGTTTTCAGGGTGCCCCTGGCGAGGCTGGAGAGCCCGGTCCAGCT GGAGCAATGGGACCCCGTGGACCACCTGGACCTTCAGGAAAACCAGGAAGTGAT GGTGAGAGTGGCAAACCTGGCAAAGCTGGTGAGCGTGGACCTGCCGGACCTCAG GGAGCTCGTGGATTCCCCGGAACTCCTGGCCTTCCTGGAATCAAAGGACACAGA GGACACCCTGGTCTAGATGGAGCGAAAGGAGAGAACGGTGCTGCAGGAGCAAAG GGAGAGTCTGGTGCTTCTGGAGAGAATGGTGCCCCTGGACCCATG GGCCCACGTGGTCTGCCAGGCGAGAGGGGACGCACCGGTGCTGCTGGAGCCGCA GGCGCTCGTGGAAATGATGGCTTGCCCGGTCCTGCTGGTCCACCT GGGCCTGTTGGTCCTGCTGGAGCTCCAGGTTTCCCAGGATCTCCAGGAGCCAAG GGTGAAGCTGGTCCTACTGGAGCCCGCGGAGCTGAAGGCCAACAGGGTCCCCGTGGAGAGGCCGGTACTCCAGGATCTCCTGGACCTGCCGGAGCATCG GGTAACCCTGGAACTGATGGTATTCCTGGAGCCAAAGGATCTGCT GGTGGTCCTGGTATTGCTGGTGCCCCAGGTTTCCCTGGCCCCCGAGGCCCCCCTGGACCACAGGGAGCAACAGGCCCCCTGGGACCCAAAGGACAGTCT GGTGACCCTGGTCTTCCCGGATTCAAAGGTGAAGCAGGACCTAAGGGCGAACTT GGCCCCGCTGGTCCCCTAGGTGCACCTGGCCCAGCTGGTGAGGAAGGAAAGAGAGGTGCAAGAGGAGAGCCCGGAGCTGCCGGACCACTCGGACCTCCCGGAGAGAGA GGAGCTCCTGGGAACCGTGGTTTCCCTGGTCAAGATGGTCTTGCTGGCGCTAAG GGTGCCCCAGGTGACCGTGGTGTTGCTGGTGCCGCTGGGCCTAAAGGTGCTACCGGGGACCCCGGACGCACAGGAGAGTCTGGTCTTCCTGGAGCAAGA GGTCTTACTGGCCGACCTGGAGATACTGGTCCTCAGGGCAAAGTTGGACCTTCT GGTGCCGCTGGTGAGGATGGTCGCCCCGGCCCCCCTGGTCCTCAGGGAGCCCGTGGACAGCCGGGAGTGATGGGATTCCCTGGACCAaaaggagccaat GGCGAGCCTGGgaaatctggagagaaaggtctTATTGGCCGTACTGGTCTGAGA GGCCTGCCCGGAAAAGATGGTGAGACTGGATCAGCCGGACCGCCAGGCCCCGCT GGACCCGCTGGGGAGAGAGGAGAGCAAGGTTCACCCGGACCTTCTGGCTTCCAG GGTCTGCCTGGACCAACTGGTTCCCCTGGGGAGGCTGGAAAACCCGGAGACCAG GGTGTTCCTGGAGAAGGTGGAGCTCCTGGTGCTGTTGGACCAAGA GGTGAACGTGGTTTCCCTGGAGAGAGGGGTGGTGCTGGTCCTCAGGGTCTGCAAGGACCACGCGGACTTCCCGGAACACCTGGAAGTGATGGACCCAAG GGAGCCATTGGACCTGCTGGAGCTGCAGGACCCCAGGGACCCCCTGGCCTGCAGGGTATGCCCGGAGAGAGAGGAGCCGGCGGAATCCCAGGAGCCAAAGGAGACAGA GGTGATAATGGAGCAAAGGGACCTGAAGGAGCTCCTGGAAAGGATGGTTCTAGA GGTTTGACCGGTCCTATTGGTCCTCCTGGACCTGCTGGACCAAATGGTGCCAAG GGTGAGAATGGACCTGCAGGACCTTCTGGTGCTCCTGGCGTTCGTGGTGCACCT GGTGACCGTGGTGAGGGAGGTCCTCCTGGGCCTGCTGGTTTTGCTGGACCTCCT GGTGCAGATGGTCAGCCTGGAGTCAAGGGAGAGCTTGGTGAGAGCGGACAGAAGGGAGAGGCTGGTGTTTCTGGGCCTCAGGGACCATCAGGTGCCCCCGGACCTGTG GGCCCAACTGGTGTTTCTGGTCCTAAAGGAGCACGTGGTGCTCAGGGAGCTCCT GGTGCCACTGGTTTCCCTGGTGCTGCTGGTAGAGTAGGCGCTCCTGGGCCTAAT GGTAACCCTGGTTCCGTTGGACCTGCTGGACCCTCTGGTAAAGACGGACCAAAGGGTGCCCGTGGTGATGCAGGGGCCCCCGGAAGACAGGGAGATGCTGGTCTTCGAGGACCTGCTGGTGCGCAAGGAgaaaagggagagcccggagaaGATGGACCCCCT GGTGCTGATGGACCTTCAGGGCCTCAGGGTTTGGCTGGATCTCGTGGTATTGTTGGTTTGCCTGGCCAGCGTGGAGAGAGAGGCTTCCCTGGTCTTCCTGGACCTTCT GGTGAGCCTGGTAAACAAGGATCTCCTGGCTCCGGTGGTGACCGTGGACCTCCTGGACCTGTCGGACCCCCTGGACTTACTGGACCTGCTGGAGAGACTGGAAGAGAG GGTACTCCTGGATCAGATGGTCCACCTGGCAGAGATGGATCTGTTGGAATCAAG GGAGAGCGAGGTAACACTGGTCCTGCTGGTGCCCCTGGAGCTCCTGGTGCTCCTGGTGCCCCTGGCCCTGTTGGACCTCTTGGCAAGCAAGGAGATAGAGGAGAAGCT GGTTCACAAGGACCTGCTGGACCTCCTGGACTCGCAGGCGCACGAGGAATGGCT ggaccccaaggacCACGTGGAGATAAGGGAGAGAGTGGTGAATCTGGCGAGAGAGGACAGAAAGGTCACCGTGGCTTCACTGGTTTGCAGGGTCTTCCTGGACCTCCC GGTCCCGCTGGAGATGCTGGCGCTTCTGGACCCGCAGGACCAAACGGAGCTAAG GGACCACCTGGACCATCTGGACCCGCTGGCAAAGATGGATCTAACGGACAGCCTGGCCCCATTGGACCACCTGGACCTCGTGGACGCTCTGGAGAGGGTGGCCCACCC GGTCCTCCTGGAAACGCTGGACCCCCTGGTCCTCCTGGGCCCCCAGGCCCTGGCATTGACATGTCTGCCTTCGCTGGTTTGGGTCAGACTGAGAAGTCTCCCGATCCACTGAGATACATGAGGGCTGATGAGGCCTCCAGTTCCCTGAGACAGCACGATGTTGAGGTTGATTCCACACTCAAGTCGCTCAACAACCAGATTGAGAACCTGCGCAGCCCCGATGGCTCCCAGAAGAACCCTGCTCGCTCTTGCAGAGACCTCAAACTATGCCACCCTGAATGGAAGAGCG GTGACTACTGGGTTGACCCCAACATTGGAAGCATAGCTGATGCCATCAAGGTCTTTTGCAACATGGAGACCGGTGAGACCTGCGTCTACCCAACTATTGCCAATATACCAAAGAAGTCCTGGTGGACTAGCAAGAGCAATGATCGCAAGCACATCTGGTTTGGAGAGACCATGAATGGAGGATTCCAC TTCAGCTACGCCCAGGATGGCCCTGCCGCCAACGCCGCCAGTGTTCAACTGACCTTCTTGAGGCTTCTTTCCAATGAGGCTTCCCAGAACCTCACGTACCACTGCAAGAACAGCATCGCCTACATGGATCAGGCCACAGGCAACCTGAAGAAGGCTTTGCTGCTGCAGGGCTCCAACGATGTGGAGGTCCGCGCAGAAGGCAACAGCCGCTTCACATACAGCGTGTTGGAAGATGGCTGCAAG AAACACACAGGCCGGTGGGGCAAAACTGTCTTTGAGTACAAAACACAGAAAACCTCCCGTCTGCCTATCGTGGACATTGCTCCTATGGATATCGGAGGAGCGGATCAGGAGTTTGGCGTGGATGTAGGCCCAGTCTGCTTCTTGTAA